In the genome of Bremerella sp. P1, the window CGCTCCGAGCGACTTCTCAGCGATCGTAGTCAGCCCGCCGGCTTTGTTGCCTGGGGAAGGATTGTTGTCGAGCTGCGCACCGAACATCGCAACGTAACCCTTCCACCACTCGATCCGCTCGATCAGTTTCGCGGCGACTTCCGGCGAGACGGCCCGCCGCGTGAGCAGATGCTCGGCGCCGTACACCTCGGAGGTCTCACTCAAGATCGCCGTGCCGCCACAGGCAACGACGCGGTCGCTGGCAACGCCCAATGCTGGGTTGGCCGTCACGCCGGAGTTGCCATCGCTGCCGCCGCACTCGAGCCCTACCGAAAGATGACTTGCTGAAACAGTCTGCCGCTGGATCGCGTTGACCTTTGGCAGCATCTTGGCAACCTGAGCAATGCCGGCTTCAACTGTCTTGAGCGTGCCCCCTTCGTCTTGCATCGAAAGCACGAGCGGCCCAGGCCCATTGGGACCACTGACTCCTTCAATCTGTACCAGGTTCTGCTGCTGAAGCAGGTAACCCATCGCGCCGGTCTCGCAGCCGAGACCCACCAACAGAAAGCCACCGACGTTGGGGTGATTGGCGATGCCGGCCATCAACCGGTTGAGCGTGTGATGCGCGTCGCCGCCGAACTGCATACCGCAGCCAGCCTCATGCTTCATCGCAATGACGCCATCCACATTCGGATACTTGGCCAGTTCTTCCGCCGGAAATCGCTGAGCAATGAACTTGGCGACACTCGCGGAACAATTCACCGTGCTGATGACGGCCAGATAGTTTCGCGTTCCGACTTTGTCCTTGCCGCGCACGTACCCTTGGAACGTTCTTCCTTCGATCGGCGCGGGAGGCTCCGGGATCTGAGAACACGGAGCGTAATCAGCATGGACATCGACCATGGCCAGATTGTGGGAATGGACGTGTTGTCCGGGTACGATGTCGGCGGTTGCCTGACCAATGATCTGGCCGTATTTGTAGACTGAATTTCCCTTGGCAATGGGGACGACGGCAATCTTATGGCCAGCTGGTATCGGATCTGCGGCTGAAAACTCCCCTTCCGGGCATTTCAAGTAAGTCCCTGCCGAAATGGATGTTCTGGCGACGGCGACGTTGTCGAAAGAGTCCAGCATGACGAGTGAGTTGGAAATTTTCTCGTCAAGCATGTCCGTTACCCTATAATTAGCTTTCATGTGCAATGCGTTTCGAGCCAGCGTCGAAATGCCTTTTTCTCCAACGCACGAATCGTATCGGATTCGTCGGCCGGTGAAAATCCTCCGCAATTGAGCCTACCTTCACGTCAAGGAACCCTCGATGAACCTATGGTCGAACGCTTCTCGTAAGTTCATCTTGGCGTTTTCCCTGGCCTTGCTGGCTGTCGGCGTCACTTCTACGTTTGCCGATGATCGAGAGTACGAGTCTCCCGAGATCCGCAAAGCGATCCAAACGCTGGAAAAGAATGGGGCTCACGTTCAATTTTATCAGAACTACGACGATCAAACTTCCTACTACGTCAATCTTTACGCCACCAAAGCCAATCCCGATAACCTGCAGGCACTTTTGGTACTGCCCAAGATCGAACGTCTGTGGCTGGGTGGCAACTTCGAGCTAAGCCCGCTGACCTGGAACACGATCACCCAGCTAGGCGAGCTTCAGCATTTGCACGTTTTCGGCAGTGCGACCGATGCCGACCTGATGCAGATAGCCCAACTGTCGAATCTCGTGTCGCTGCAATTAGGGGGCAATAACTTCTCGCCTGCGGGGCTGTGGTACCTGGAAGAGCTGACCCAATTGGAGCAGCTGACGCTCAGAATCGACGGAAACTGCGAGCCTTACTTCGGATACCTTGCCCGGCTGCCGAACCTGAATCAGCTTTCGATTTATGATCCCAACTCGAAACAAGTCTCGCTGAAAGGGATCGAGAATTTCACGGCATTGCGGACGTTGTCGATCAATTTCGGGCACATCGATGGAAGTGCATTGAAGACGCTCCCGCAGATTGCCAGTCTGAGAGCGCTGACGCTGACCAATGTTTCGTTCCATGGGAAAGACATGGATATCTTCCGTAAGCTTAAGCAGTTAGAGCACTTGAATCTGCACCACTGCGAATTCCCATCTGACAACTTCACGGCGTTGTCCGGGCTGGAAAATGTCCAGCACATGACGATTTCCCATTCCAATTTGATCGATGATGCGATGACAACGCTTGGTGGCCTGCCGTCGCTCAACTATCTGTATCTCAATCTG includes:
- a CDS encoding UxaA family hydrolase, yielding MLDEKISNSLVMLDSFDNVAVARTSISAGTYLKCPEGEFSAADPIPAGHKIAVVPIAKGNSVYKYGQIIGQATADIVPGQHVHSHNLAMVDVHADYAPCSQIPEPPAPIEGRTFQGYVRGKDKVGTRNYLAVISTVNCSASVAKFIAQRFPAEELAKYPNVDGVIAMKHEAGCGMQFGGDAHHTLNRLMAGIANHPNVGGFLLVGLGCETGAMGYLLQQQNLVQIEGVSGPNGPGPLVLSMQDEGGTLKTVEAGIAQVAKMLPKVNAIQRQTVSASHLSVGLECGGSDGNSGVTANPALGVASDRVVACGGTAILSETSEVYGAEHLLTRRAVSPEVAAKLIERIEWWKGYVAMFGAQLDNNPSPGNKAGGLTTIAEKSLGAVAKAGSTALVDVYQYAEPVTAKGLVLMDTPGYDPASVTGMVAGGANIVCFTTGRGSCFGCKPTPSIKIATNTPMYDRMIADMDVNAGTVLEGESIVSAGERIFDEILEVASGKKTKSEQQGIGDEEFVPWLVGPTL